A genomic region of Branchiostoma lanceolatum isolate klBraLanc5 chromosome 4, klBraLanc5.hap2, whole genome shotgun sequence contains the following coding sequences:
- the LOC136433606 gene encoding sodium/potassium/calcium exchanger 5-like isoform X3 produces MSITFCRHQHRARLSDSPSTHCTVMDRTCHQSTAAHLSVQHTRQHLLTAARGVKRRKTTWQVTAAVFFLLWGVLGVVVALQNAFDGGSIARTVYTATVPATENQVFDAVINGNGSAAGGNCSPPAISRFPADVFTQGQRRQGAVILHVIATLYMFQALAIICDDYFVPALERISEALRLQPDVAGATFMAAGSSAPELFTSIFGVFISRDDIGVGTIVGSAVFNLLFIVGLCGLVVGTAITLTLWPLLRDCSVYLISVAALVIVMYDEQVHWYEACILVCLYFLYVLLMYFNRRLSSGFVRRFPAANVDLQNQQSGQYEKTPLITTDNATEGRFLETPPDGAVTTHSDETVQVADEPDSPFSVPSGLWRRVLWVFGLPLTVLLAGTVPDCRRDRWKRWYPVSFIMSVAWIGAFTYILVWMVTVIGFTVGVPDTVMGLTLIAIGTSVPDAMSSVLVSKEGEGDMAVSNAVGSNVFDILVGLGVPWFVRTAVVQTNSVVSIQSGGLVYSAVTLLSTVLVLLFTMWLNRWRLDRKLGVICGCLYALFITLATLYELNVFGDFNPPTCPGS; encoded by the exons ATGTCAATAACTTTCTGTAGACATCAGCACCGTGCGCGCCTCTCCGATTCACCCTCCACTCACTGCACAGTCATGGACAGGACGTGTCACCAGTCTACAGCTGCCCACCTGTCTGTACAGCATACCAGGCAGCACCTGCTTACAGCTGCACGAGGAGTGAAAAGGAGGAAAACAACATGGCAGGTGACAGCCGCGGTTTTCTTCCTACTGTGGGGAGTGCTGGGCGTGGTTGTCGCTCTCCAAAACGCATTTGACGGAGGAAGTATCGCGAGGACCGTGTACACAGCGACAG TGCCAGCTACAGAAAACCAAGTATTCGATGCTGTCATCAACGGTAACGGCAGTGCCGCGGGAGGGAACTGCTCTCCCCCGGCCATCAGCCGCTTCCCTGCCGACGTCTTCACCCAGGGGCAGCGGCGTCAGGGTGCCGTCATTCTACACGTCATCGCCACGTTATACATGTTCCAG GCGCTGGCCATTATTTGTGACGACTACTTCGTACCCGCGCTGGAAAGGATCAGTGAAG CACTGCGTCTCCAGCCGGATGTGGCCGGTGCCACATTCATGGCGGCCGGAAGTTCGGCTCCCGAGCTCTTCACGTCCATCTTCGGCGTCTTCATCAGCCGAGACGACATAGGAGTGGGAACTATCGTCGGGTCGGCCGTCTTCAACCTGCTCTTCATCGTGGGTCTGTGTGGGCTGGTGGTGGGGACG GCTATCACCCTAACGCTGTGGCCCCTGCTGCGGGACTGCAGTGTCTACCTCATCAGTGTGGCGGCGCTCGTCATCGTTATGTACGACGAACAGGTCCACTG GTACGAGGCGTGTATCCTGGTGTGTCTGTACTTTCTGTACGTGCTGCTGATGTACTTCAACCGCCGACTGAGCTCAGGATTCGTCCGACGGTTCCCTGCAGCAAATGTTGACCTCCAAAACCAGCAATCGGGGCAATACGAGAAAACTCCGCTGATAACAACAG ACAATGCCACAGAAGGGCGGTTCCTGGAGACGCCGCCAGATGGCGCAGTCACAACCCATTCGGATGAAACTGTCCAGGTAGCCGATGAACCGGACTCTCCGTTCTCAGTACCGTCCGGGCTCTGGAGGAGAGTATTATGGGTTTTCGGGCTGCCTCTAACCGTGCTGCTAGCGGGGACCGTGCCTGACTGCCGCCGGGACAGGTGGAAAAGATGGTATCCTGTCAGCTTCATCATGTCAGTCGCCTGGATAGGAGCCTTCACATACATCCTGGTCTGGATGGTCACTGTCATTG GTTTCACAGTCGGCGTCCCGGACACAGTGATGGGTCTGACGTTAATCGCCATAGGAACGAGCGTGCCTGACGCCATGTCTAGTGTCCTGGTGTCAAAGGAAG GAGAGGGAGACATGGCGGTGTCGAACGCAGTCGGCAGTAACGTGTTTGACATCCTGGTGGGCCTGGGCGTGCCGTGGTTCGTCAGAACGGCGGTCGTTCAGACAAACAG CGTGGTGTCCATCCAAAGCGGCGGTCTGGTGTACTCAGCTGTCACGCTGCTGTCCACCGTGCTGGTCCTGCTGTTCACCATGTGGCTGAACCGCTGGCGGCTGGACAGGAAGCTGGGCGTGATCTGCGGCTGTCTGTACGCTCTCTTCATCACCCTGGCCACGCTGTACGAACTCAACGTCTTCGGAGACTTCAACCCGCCCACCTGTCCGGGAAGTTAG
- the LOC136433606 gene encoding sodium/potassium/calcium exchanger 5-like isoform X2, protein MSITFCRHQHRARLSDSPSTHCTVMDRTCHQSTAAHLSVQHTRQHLLTAARGVKRRKTTWQVTAAVFFLLWGVLGVVVALQNAFDGGSIARTVYTATVPATENQVFDAVINGNGSAAGGNCSPPAISRFPADVFTQGQRRQGAVILHVIATLYMFQALAIICDDYFVPALERISEALRLQPDVAGATFMAAGSSAPELFTSIFGVFISRDDIGVGTIVGSAVFNLLFIVGLCGLVVGTAITLTLWPLLRDCSVYLISVAALVIVMYDEQVHWYEACILVCLYFLYVLLMYFNRRLSSGFVRRFPAANVDLQNQQSGQYEKTPLITTGFALEKASGEGDAATDDEIWSSDILNDRLSKFSAKGQTQQEHNATEGRFLETPPDGAVTTHSDETVQVADEPDSPFSVPSGLWRRVLWVFGLPLTVLLAGTVPDCRRDRWKRWYPVSFIMSVAWIGAFTYILVWMVTVIGFTVGVPDTVMGLTLIAIGTSVPDAMSSVLVSKEGEGDMAVSNAVGSNVFDILVGLGVPWFVRTAVVQTNSVVSIQSGGLVYSAVTLLSTVLVLLFTMWLNRWRLDRKLGVICGCLYALFITLATLYELNVFGDFNPPTCPGS, encoded by the exons ATGTCAATAACTTTCTGTAGACATCAGCACCGTGCGCGCCTCTCCGATTCACCCTCCACTCACTGCACAGTCATGGACAGGACGTGTCACCAGTCTACAGCTGCCCACCTGTCTGTACAGCATACCAGGCAGCACCTGCTTACAGCTGCACGAGGAGTGAAAAGGAGGAAAACAACATGGCAGGTGACAGCCGCGGTTTTCTTCCTACTGTGGGGAGTGCTGGGCGTGGTTGTCGCTCTCCAAAACGCATTTGACGGAGGAAGTATCGCGAGGACCGTGTACACAGCGACAG TGCCAGCTACAGAAAACCAAGTATTCGATGCTGTCATCAACGGTAACGGCAGTGCCGCGGGAGGGAACTGCTCTCCCCCGGCCATCAGCCGCTTCCCTGCCGACGTCTTCACCCAGGGGCAGCGGCGTCAGGGTGCCGTCATTCTACACGTCATCGCCACGTTATACATGTTCCAG GCGCTGGCCATTATTTGTGACGACTACTTCGTACCCGCGCTGGAAAGGATCAGTGAAG CACTGCGTCTCCAGCCGGATGTGGCCGGTGCCACATTCATGGCGGCCGGAAGTTCGGCTCCCGAGCTCTTCACGTCCATCTTCGGCGTCTTCATCAGCCGAGACGACATAGGAGTGGGAACTATCGTCGGGTCGGCCGTCTTCAACCTGCTCTTCATCGTGGGTCTGTGTGGGCTGGTGGTGGGGACG GCTATCACCCTAACGCTGTGGCCCCTGCTGCGGGACTGCAGTGTCTACCTCATCAGTGTGGCGGCGCTCGTCATCGTTATGTACGACGAACAGGTCCACTG GTACGAGGCGTGTATCCTGGTGTGTCTGTACTTTCTGTACGTGCTGCTGATGTACTTCAACCGCCGACTGAGCTCAGGATTCGTCCGACGGTTCCCTGCAGCAAATGTTGACCTCCAAAACCAGCAATCGGGGCAATACGAGAAAACTCCGCTGATAACAACAG GTTTTGCGTTAGAAAAGGCTTCAGGAGAAGGAGATGCAGCGACAGATGACGAAATCTGGTCCTCTGACATCCTGAACGACCGTCTATCAAAGTTCTCCGCCAAAGGACAAACTCAACAGGAAC ACAATGCCACAGAAGGGCGGTTCCTGGAGACGCCGCCAGATGGCGCAGTCACAACCCATTCGGATGAAACTGTCCAGGTAGCCGATGAACCGGACTCTCCGTTCTCAGTACCGTCCGGGCTCTGGAGGAGAGTATTATGGGTTTTCGGGCTGCCTCTAACCGTGCTGCTAGCGGGGACCGTGCCTGACTGCCGCCGGGACAGGTGGAAAAGATGGTATCCTGTCAGCTTCATCATGTCAGTCGCCTGGATAGGAGCCTTCACATACATCCTGGTCTGGATGGTCACTGTCATTG GTTTCACAGTCGGCGTCCCGGACACAGTGATGGGTCTGACGTTAATCGCCATAGGAACGAGCGTGCCTGACGCCATGTCTAGTGTCCTGGTGTCAAAGGAAG GAGAGGGAGACATGGCGGTGTCGAACGCAGTCGGCAGTAACGTGTTTGACATCCTGGTGGGCCTGGGCGTGCCGTGGTTCGTCAGAACGGCGGTCGTTCAGACAAACAG CGTGGTGTCCATCCAAAGCGGCGGTCTGGTGTACTCAGCTGTCACGCTGCTGTCCACCGTGCTGGTCCTGCTGTTCACCATGTGGCTGAACCGCTGGCGGCTGGACAGGAAGCTGGGCGTGATCTGCGGCTGTCTGTACGCTCTCTTCATCACCCTGGCCACGCTGTACGAACTCAACGTCTTCGGAGACTTCAACCCGCCCACCTGTCCGGGAAGTTAG
- the LOC136433606 gene encoding sodium/potassium/calcium exchanger 5-like isoform X1, with translation MSITFCRHQHRARLSDSPSTHCTVMDRTCHQSTAAHLSVQHTRQHLLTAARGVKRRKTTWQVTAAVFFLLWGVLGVVVALQNAFDGGSIARTVYTATVPATENQVFDAVINGNGSAAGGNCSPPAISRFPADVFTQGQRRQGAVILHVIATLYMFQALAIICDDYFVPALERISEALRLQPDVAGATFMAAGSSAPELFTSIFGVFISRDDIGVGTIVGSAVFNLLFIVGLCGLVVGTAITLTLWPLLRDCSVYLISVAALVIVMYDEQVHWYEACILVCLYFLYVLLMYFNRRLSSGFVRRFPAANVDLQNQQSGQYEKTPLITTGFALEKASGEGDAATDDEIWSSDILNDRLSKFSAKGQTQQERKTLSDNATEGRFLETPPDGAVTTHSDETVQVADEPDSPFSVPSGLWRRVLWVFGLPLTVLLAGTVPDCRRDRWKRWYPVSFIMSVAWIGAFTYILVWMVTVIGFTVGVPDTVMGLTLIAIGTSVPDAMSSVLVSKEGEGDMAVSNAVGSNVFDILVGLGVPWFVRTAVVQTNSVVSIQSGGLVYSAVTLLSTVLVLLFTMWLNRWRLDRKLGVICGCLYALFITLATLYELNVFGDFNPPTCPGS, from the exons ATGTCAATAACTTTCTGTAGACATCAGCACCGTGCGCGCCTCTCCGATTCACCCTCCACTCACTGCACAGTCATGGACAGGACGTGTCACCAGTCTACAGCTGCCCACCTGTCTGTACAGCATACCAGGCAGCACCTGCTTACAGCTGCACGAGGAGTGAAAAGGAGGAAAACAACATGGCAGGTGACAGCCGCGGTTTTCTTCCTACTGTGGGGAGTGCTGGGCGTGGTTGTCGCTCTCCAAAACGCATTTGACGGAGGAAGTATCGCGAGGACCGTGTACACAGCGACAG TGCCAGCTACAGAAAACCAAGTATTCGATGCTGTCATCAACGGTAACGGCAGTGCCGCGGGAGGGAACTGCTCTCCCCCGGCCATCAGCCGCTTCCCTGCCGACGTCTTCACCCAGGGGCAGCGGCGTCAGGGTGCCGTCATTCTACACGTCATCGCCACGTTATACATGTTCCAG GCGCTGGCCATTATTTGTGACGACTACTTCGTACCCGCGCTGGAAAGGATCAGTGAAG CACTGCGTCTCCAGCCGGATGTGGCCGGTGCCACATTCATGGCGGCCGGAAGTTCGGCTCCCGAGCTCTTCACGTCCATCTTCGGCGTCTTCATCAGCCGAGACGACATAGGAGTGGGAACTATCGTCGGGTCGGCCGTCTTCAACCTGCTCTTCATCGTGGGTCTGTGTGGGCTGGTGGTGGGGACG GCTATCACCCTAACGCTGTGGCCCCTGCTGCGGGACTGCAGTGTCTACCTCATCAGTGTGGCGGCGCTCGTCATCGTTATGTACGACGAACAGGTCCACTG GTACGAGGCGTGTATCCTGGTGTGTCTGTACTTTCTGTACGTGCTGCTGATGTACTTCAACCGCCGACTGAGCTCAGGATTCGTCCGACGGTTCCCTGCAGCAAATGTTGACCTCCAAAACCAGCAATCGGGGCAATACGAGAAAACTCCGCTGATAACAACAG GTTTTGCGTTAGAAAAGGCTTCAGGAGAAGGAGATGCAGCGACAGATGACGAAATCTGGTCCTCTGACATCCTGAACGACCGTCTATCAAAGTTCTCCGCCAAAGGACAAACTCAACAGGAACGTAAGACACTCTCTG ACAATGCCACAGAAGGGCGGTTCCTGGAGACGCCGCCAGATGGCGCAGTCACAACCCATTCGGATGAAACTGTCCAGGTAGCCGATGAACCGGACTCTCCGTTCTCAGTACCGTCCGGGCTCTGGAGGAGAGTATTATGGGTTTTCGGGCTGCCTCTAACCGTGCTGCTAGCGGGGACCGTGCCTGACTGCCGCCGGGACAGGTGGAAAAGATGGTATCCTGTCAGCTTCATCATGTCAGTCGCCTGGATAGGAGCCTTCACATACATCCTGGTCTGGATGGTCACTGTCATTG GTTTCACAGTCGGCGTCCCGGACACAGTGATGGGTCTGACGTTAATCGCCATAGGAACGAGCGTGCCTGACGCCATGTCTAGTGTCCTGGTGTCAAAGGAAG GAGAGGGAGACATGGCGGTGTCGAACGCAGTCGGCAGTAACGTGTTTGACATCCTGGTGGGCCTGGGCGTGCCGTGGTTCGTCAGAACGGCGGTCGTTCAGACAAACAG CGTGGTGTCCATCCAAAGCGGCGGTCTGGTGTACTCAGCTGTCACGCTGCTGTCCACCGTGCTGGTCCTGCTGTTCACCATGTGGCTGAACCGCTGGCGGCTGGACAGGAAGCTGGGCGTGATCTGCGGCTGTCTGTACGCTCTCTTCATCACCCTGGCCACGCTGTACGAACTCAACGTCTTCGGAGACTTCAACCCGCCCACCTGTCCGGGAAGTTAG